The region ATGGCGGAAAAGGACATCACCCGCCTGATCGAGCGGTACTTCGGCAGTCAGGACATGGCGAACCTGAACCAGCAGCTCGCCAAGGAGAGCAAGGACCGCGAGACGGCAGGCAAACGCCAGGACGCCGAGGACCTCACGGCCGGGCTGGACGACAACGCCGTGGTGCGCGTCGTGGACAACATCATCCGCGAGGCGGCGCTGCAGGAGGCCAGCGACATCCACATCGAGCCGACCGAGACGGCCCTGAAGGTCCGGTACCGCGTGGACGGCATCCTGCGCGAGCAGAACGAACTGCCCAAGGGCAGCTCGCAGAGCATCCTGGCGCGCATCAAGATCATGGGGCACCTCGACATCAGCGAGCGGCGCGTGCCGCAGGACGGCCGCGTGCGCTTCAAGAAGGGCAGCATCGACCTGGACCTGCGACTGTCCACGCTGCCCACCGTGTACGGCGAGAAGGCCGTGATGCGTCTGCTGCAGAAGGCCAGCAACATCCCGGAAGTCGAGCAGCTGGGCTTTTCCGAGCACAACTACCAGCGCTACCTGGACACCATCCACAAACCCAACGGCATCTTCCTGGTGACCGGCCCGACCGGCTCGGGGAAATCGTTCACGTCGTTCTCGACCCTCAAGCGCATCGCGGTGCCGGAGAAGAACACCACCACCATCGAGGACCCGGTCGAGTACGAGATTCCGGGCATCATCCAGTCGCAGGTGAACAACGCGGCGGGCATGACCTTCGCCCGCGCGCTGCGCGCCTTCCTGCGCCAGGACCCGGACATCATCTTCGTGGGCGAGATCCGCGACACTGAGACCGCCAAGATCGCCGTGGAGGCCGCCCTGACCGGTCACCTCGTGCTGGCGACGCTGCACACGAACGACGCGCCGGGCGCCATCGTGCGTCTGGAGGAGATGGGCGTCGAGCACTTCAACATCGGCGCGGCCGTCGTGGGCGTGGTCGCGCAGCGCCTGGTGCGCAAGGTCTGCCCGGACTGCAAGGCCCCCACGAACGCCGACCCGGACGTCCTGCGCCGACTGGGGATCACCGAACGCGACCTGCGCGGCGCGCAGCTCATGCGCGGCGCGGGCTGCAACCGCTGCGGCGGCACCGGCTACAAGGGCCGCATGGGCATCCACGAACTGATGGTCATCGACGAACCGCTGCGCGTCGCGATCGGTTCGGGCAAGAACGCCACCGAGATCACCGAGGTCGCCATGACCCAGAGCGGCATGAAGACCCTCCGTCAGGACGGCATCGAGAAGGCCCTCAAGGGCGTCACGACCCTCGAAGAGGTCCTGGCCGTCACCAGCAAGTAACCCCGAAGCGCCCCCTTCGCCCCTTTCCACCCGCGAGGTGACCCCTATGACCCAGCCTGCCGCCGACATCACCGACATCCTGCGTTTCGCCGCCGACAAGGGCGCCTCCGACGTGATCATCACCGTCGGGCTGTCCCCGCAGTTCAAGTTGCAGGGCGTGTACGACTCGCAGGGCTTCGCGGAACTCGCCCCGACCGACACCCGCAAACTGATGTACTCCATGATGAACGAGAAGCAGCAGCGCACCTTCGAGGAACGCCGCGAACTGGACTTCTCGTTCGCGCTGGGCGAGAAGGCCCGCTTCCGCGTGAACGCGTTCATGCAGCGCGGCAACGTGGGCGGCGTGCTGCGACTGATTCCCACGAAGATCAAGAGCGCGCAGGAGATGGGCCTCCCGGCGAACGTCATCGAGATCGCCAACTCGCCGCGCGGCCTGGTGCTCGTGACCGGCCCGACCGGATCGGGCAAGTCCACGACGCTCGCGGCGATGATCGACCACATCAACACCACCAAGCGGCTGCACATCATGACCATCGAGGATCCCATCGAGTTCATGCACACGCACAAGCAGTCGATCATCAACCAGCGTGAGGTCGGCGCGGACACCATGAGCTTCAACGACGCGCTGCGCGCCGTGCTGCGTCAGGCGCCCGACGTGATCCTCGTGGGCGAAATGCGCGACTACGAGACCATCAAGGCCGCCGTGACCGCCGCCGAGACCGGGCACCTCGTGATGGGCACCCTGCACACGAACAGCGCCCCGGAATCCATCGACCGTATCGTGGACGTGTTCCCCGAGGAGCAGCAGGAACAGATCCGCGTGCAGCTCGCCAACAACCTCGTGGCGGTCATGACGCAGCAGCTGCTGCCGCGCCTGGACGGGCAGGGCCGCATCCTGGCGTACGAACTGCTGATCGCCAACCCCGCCGTGCGCGCCCTGATCCGCGAGGGCAAGACGTACCAGATCACCAGCGTCATGCAGACCGGCGCCCGCGAGGGCATGGTCACCATGGACGCCTTCCTGGCGAACCTGTACCGCCGCCGCGTGATCTCCTTCGACACCGGCGTCGAACGCGCCGTGGACAGCAAGGAATTCGCCCGACTGGCCAACGACCCCAGCATCGCCACGGCGGGCGGCGCGGCCAGCATGCCCGCCGGGTACGGTCAGGCGCCCGTGCAGGGCTTCGGCGCGACCGTCACCCCCGCGCAGGGCGGCTACGCGTCCGGTCGCAACGACTTCGGCCGGGGCGGCGGCACCGGGGACTCCCGCACCACCAGCACCCCCGAAACGAACCCCGGCGGGAGCGGCTACGGCAGGCGCTAAGGGGCGGTGATGGTCGAAAGTCGATGGTTGATAGAGGGAGTGTCCCTTCCATCAACCATCGACTTTCAACTATCGACCCGTCAGAACACGCGGTCGAGGATCAGCGGTTCCGGCGCGGGGGCCTGGGCGCTGATGGTCAGGCCCTCGGTGAGGAGGCGCATGGCGGCGCCCAGGCCACGCGCGTCACGGTGGTAGATGCGCAGGACGGGTTCGCCCGCCCCGACGGCCTCGCCGGGTTTGCGCAGGAGTTCCACGCCGACGCCGTGGTCGATGGCCTCGCCCTTGCGTTCGCGGCCGCCACCCAGCACGAGCACCGCGCGCCCCACGCTCAGGGCGTCGATGCCCGCCACGAAGCCGGATTCGGGGGCGGTCACGTCGGCGCGGCCGGGGGCCACGTCGAACTTGCTCACGTCGTCCACGTAGGTGGCGTCGCCGCCCTGCGCCTCGATGAACGCGCGGAACTTCGCCAGGGCGCTGCCGTCCGTCAGGGTGGCGCGCGCGCGGGCCCCGGCGGCCACCTCGTCCTCGCCCTGGGCGGCCAGCGCCTCCACGGCCAGCGCCACGCACAGTTCGGTCAGGTCGCCCGGACCCTCGCCGCGCAGGGTCGCCAGAGCCTCCAGAACCTCCAGGCTGTTCCCGGCCATGTGGCCCAGCGGGGTGTCCATGTCGGTCAGCACGGCGCGCACCTGCCGCCCGGCACGGTTGCCGATGTCCACCATCGCGCGGGCCAGGCCGCGCCCGGCGTCCAGGGTACGCATGAACGCTCCGGCGCCGACCTTGACGTCCAGCACGACGGTGTGCGCGCCGGACGCGAGCTTCTTGCTCATGATGCTGCTGGCGATCAGCGGCAGGCAGTCCACGGTGGCGGTCACGTCCCGCAGCGCGTACAGCTTCCCGTCCGCCGGGGCGAGGTCCTTGCTCTGGCCGACCAGCGCGAGGCCGATCTCGCGCGCCTGGGTCAGGAACTGCTCTTCCTCCAGCTCGCTCGTCCAGCCGGGGATGCTCTCCAGTTTGTCGATGGTGCCGCCGGTGTGCGCCAGGCCGCGCCCGCTCATCTTGGCGACGGTCTGGCCCAGCGCGGCCAGCATGGGCGTCAGGATCAGGCTGGTCTTGTCGCCCACGCCGCCCGTGGAGTGCTTGTCCACGGTGCGCGGCAGGTCGCCGAGGTTCATCAGGTCGCCGCTCTCGGCCATGACCATGGTCAGGTCGGCGGTTTCCTGTTCGGCCATGCCGCGCAGGAACACGGCCATCAGCCACGCGCTCATCTGGTAATCGGGCACGTCGCCGCGCGTGTACCCCAGCACCAGGGTCTCGAGTTCCTCGCGGGTGTGCTCTAGGCCGTCGCGTTTCTTACGGATCAGGTCGGGAATGATCGCGGTCATAGGCCAGTT is a window of Deinococcus grandis DNA encoding:
- a CDS encoding type IV pilus twitching motility protein PilT, producing MTQPAADITDILRFAADKGASDVIITVGLSPQFKLQGVYDSQGFAELAPTDTRKLMYSMMNEKQQRTFEERRELDFSFALGEKARFRVNAFMQRGNVGGVLRLIPTKIKSAQEMGLPANVIEIANSPRGLVLVTGPTGSGKSTTLAAMIDHINTTKRLHIMTIEDPIEFMHTHKQSIINQREVGADTMSFNDALRAVLRQAPDVILVGEMRDYETIKAAVTAAETGHLVMGTLHTNSAPESIDRIVDVFPEEQQEQIRVQLANNLVAVMTQQLLPRLDGQGRILAYELLIANPAVRALIREGKTYQITSVMQTGAREGMVTMDAFLANLYRRRVISFDTGVERAVDSKEFARLANDPSIATAGGAASMPAGYGQAPVQGFGATVTPAQGGYASGRNDFGRGGGTGDSRTTSTPETNPGGSGYGRR
- a CDS encoding thymidine phosphorylase, whose protein sequence is MTAIIPDLIRKKRDGLEHTREELETLVLGYTRGDVPDYQMSAWLMAVFLRGMAEQETADLTMVMAESGDLMNLGDLPRTVDKHSTGGVGDKTSLILTPMLAALGQTVAKMSGRGLAHTGGTIDKLESIPGWTSELEEEQFLTQAREIGLALVGQSKDLAPADGKLYALRDVTATVDCLPLIASSIMSKKLASGAHTVVLDVKVGAGAFMRTLDAGRGLARAMVDIGNRAGRQVRAVLTDMDTPLGHMAGNSLEVLEALATLRGEGPGDLTELCVALAVEALAAQGEDEVAAGARARATLTDGSALAKFRAFIEAQGGDATYVDDVSKFDVAPGRADVTAPESGFVAGIDALSVGRAVLVLGGGRERKGEAIDHGVGVELLRKPGEAVGAGEPVLRIYHRDARGLGAAMRLLTEGLTISAQAPAPEPLILDRVF